The following are encoded together in the Mycolicibacterium arabiense genome:
- a CDS encoding NAD(P)-binding domain-containing protein, producing MSELPVVVIGAGPLGLAAAAHLLERGLTPLVLESGSGPGSAVEQWEHVRTFSPWPELVDPAAARLLEPTGWTAPEAGFPTGREWIDGYLAPLADELGERVQYGARVQAVSRLGRDRLVSPGRADTPFVVHVGNVAGTECRIRARAVIDASGTWGLPNPAGADGVPAIGERTAAASGVVTYVPPTLSQASAWAGKRVVVVGSGHSAMTAVIQLGEVVHEDPSTTVTWVLRRGVSEDTFGGGAADELPERGALGVRSKEAVEAGRVSLSTGFRTERIDLVDGRAVVTAEDGRALPPADHVVVLTGFRPDLSFLSEMRIELDPILQAPVNLAPSIDPNMHSCGSVLPHGAAELAHPEPDLYIVGMKSYGRAPTFLAMTGYEQVRSIAAELAGDHEAARRVELTLPDTGVCNGAGLFDSPEGENAGDGCCGPAPSTPQPLSVSLNTVGG from the coding sequence ATGTCAGAGCTGCCCGTCGTGGTGATCGGGGCCGGCCCACTGGGACTGGCTGCCGCCGCGCACCTGCTGGAACGCGGACTCACCCCGCTGGTCTTGGAGTCCGGCAGTGGACCAGGGTCAGCGGTCGAGCAGTGGGAGCACGTCCGCACGTTCTCCCCGTGGCCGGAGTTGGTGGACCCCGCCGCCGCACGATTGCTGGAGCCGACGGGCTGGACCGCTCCCGAGGCCGGATTCCCAACCGGCCGAGAGTGGATCGACGGGTACTTGGCTCCGTTGGCCGATGAACTGGGCGAGCGGGTCCAGTACGGCGCACGCGTGCAGGCGGTGTCGCGGCTGGGTCGCGACCGGTTGGTCAGCCCGGGGCGAGCTGACACGCCGTTCGTCGTGCACGTCGGCAACGTCGCCGGGACCGAGTGCCGGATTCGGGCCCGTGCGGTCATCGACGCCTCTGGCACCTGGGGTCTGCCGAATCCTGCTGGAGCCGACGGTGTTCCCGCGATCGGTGAACGCACCGCGGCGGCCTCGGGCGTGGTGACCTACGTTCCGCCGACGCTCTCACAGGCCTCGGCGTGGGCGGGCAAGCGCGTGGTGGTGGTTGGCAGCGGGCATTCGGCGATGACCGCGGTGATCCAGCTCGGCGAGGTGGTGCACGAGGATCCCTCGACCACGGTGACCTGGGTCCTGCGCCGCGGGGTCTCCGAGGACACCTTCGGCGGGGGAGCCGCTGACGAACTCCCCGAGCGCGGCGCGTTGGGCGTCCGGTCCAAGGAAGCAGTCGAGGCGGGCAGGGTGTCCTTGTCGACCGGGTTCCGCACCGAGCGCATCGATTTGGTGGACGGACGCGCGGTGGTGACCGCCGAGGACGGACGTGCGTTGCCGCCGGCCGACCACGTGGTGGTTCTGACCGGGTTCCGGCCGGACCTGTCGTTCTTGTCGGAGATGCGCATCGAGTTGGACCCGATCCTGCAGGCCCCGGTCAACTTGGCGCCATCAATCGACCCGAACATGCACTCCTGTGGCAGCGTGCTGCCGCACGGCGCTGCCGAGTTGGCCCATCCCGAGCCGGATCTGTACATCGTCGGCATGAAGTCCTACGGGCGTGCCCCGACGTTCCTGGCGATGACCGGCTACGAGCAGGTCCGCAGCATCGCCGCCGAACTGGCCGGCGACCACGAGGCCGCCCGCCGGGTCGAGCTGACGCTTCCCGATACCGGGGTGTGCAACGGGGCAGGGTTGTTCGACAGCCCCGAAGGCGAGAACGCCGGCGACGGGTGCTGCGGGCCCGCCCCGTCGACACCGCAACCGTTGTCCGTGTCGCTCAACACCGTAGGCGGATGA